The sequence GGAACCACCCGGTCTCCGACAATGAAAGTTGGAACGGCAGTGATGTCCACCTCATTATAAGCATGGTTCAAAGCTTGTTGATGTGCTTTTTTATACTGCCTTGTTTCCAGCGCATGGCGATATTTATCCTGATCAAGACCAACTTCACCAGCAAGCAATGTTAAAACCTCGACATCCCCGATATCTAACCCTCTCTGGAAAAATGCCCTGAGCATATGGTCATTGTACTCATTTCCTTTTCCTTTTTCCTTCGCAAACTGGTAGCCCTCAAATGCAAGATGCGTATATGGCTGGGGAGACACATCCGGAAGGACAATCTCTACTCCCATCCGCTCGGCCATAGGATAAACCGATTGCTCCCAAGTGCTTTGCAAATAATGTTCTTCAGGCTTCAGCGTTTTGTTTGGATATGGCCTTAATTCAAAAGGCATCCATTCCAACTCGACATCCTTCCCCTTAATGGCTTCCTTCAGCGG comes from Mesobacillus jeotgali and encodes:
- a CDS encoding DsbA family oxidoreductase, which codes for MTLKIKIYSDYVUPFCFLAEFPLKEAIKGKDVELEWMPFELRPYPNKTLKPEEHYLQSTWEQSVYPMAERMGVEIVLPDVSPQPYTHLAFEGYQFAKEKGKGNEYNDHMLRAFFQRGLDIGDVEVLTLLAGEVGLDQDKYRHALETRQYKKAHQQALNHAYNEVDITAVPTFIVGDRVVPGMRSKKALEQIILSQMDDPDEGMSCGVDGC